The proteins below come from a single Candidatus Tanganyikabacteria bacterium genomic window:
- a CDS encoding Ig domain-containing protein, translated as MAFAFGRSAAIIAVLASGCMGTGIQDANADFGAPSVNRAATPKPPVESASDGPTAGTGTASQAPRQPLHDKRPIKIDLSQTDLILPVKNSKTLMGTVTYENGTRDSSIKWSSSDETILSVDPNSGAITANKEGQATIIAAAITDPSLLILVNVTVRGAGVQDLIVRVSPATGSLQVGQTMQINATIQDSNGDQGGNVLWTSSNSAVAAVNAEGLVTGVVPGTATITAISQKDPTRRSSAVVTVGL; from the coding sequence ATGGCGTTTGCTTTCGGCCGATCGGCGGCGATCATCGCGGTACTGGCCAGCGGCTGCATGGGAACTGGCATCCAGGACGCCAACGCCGACTTCGGCGCGCCCTCCGTCAACAGGGCGGCCACTCCCAAGCCGCCGGTCGAGTCTGCATCTGACGGCCCGACCGCGGGGACCGGCACGGCTTCGCAGGCGCCCCGGCAGCCGCTTCACGACAAGCGTCCCATCAAGATCGACCTCAGCCAGACCGACCTCATCTTGCCAGTGAAGAACTCGAAGACGCTGATGGGGACCGTGACGTACGAGAACGGCACCCGCGACTCGAGCATCAAGTGGTCGAGCTCTGACGAGACAATCCTGTCCGTCGACCCCAACTCGGGTGCGATCACCGCGAACAAGGAGGGCCAGGCGACGATCATCGCTGCGGCGATCACCGATCCATCGCTTCTGATCCTGGTGAACGTCACGGTCCGCGGCGCCGGAGTCCAGGACCTCATCGTGCGGGTCAGCCCTGCGACAGGCAGTCTGCAAGTGGGACAGACCATGCAGATCAACGCCACGATCCAGGATTCCAACGGCGACCAAGGCGGCAACGTGCTTTGGACGTCGTCAAACAGCGCGGTGGCCGCGGTCAACGCCGAGGGCCTCGTAACCGGGGTCGTACCCGGCACCGCCACCATCACCGCGATCTCCCAGAAAGACCCTACCCGGCGATCGTCGGCAGTCGTCACGGTGGGGCTGTAA